In Cupriavidus taiwanensis, the following proteins share a genomic window:
- a CDS encoding BPSL1445 family SYLF domain-containing lipoprotein: MNRRHFVTRVAGSGLLVATAMAAGCTTTGTGASKDPVAKKQEIDAGVDGALNRLYSSANGSRELAQRAQGILVFPRVLAGGFIVGAEYGEGALRSKGATVGYYSTTQASVGLTAGGQSKAVIIMFMTPEAYNKFVASKGWTAGADANVAVAKIGADGRLDTLTSQQPVIAFVQTNAGLMFDVSVNGSKISKLDI; the protein is encoded by the coding sequence ATGAATCGTCGCCACTTTGTTACCCGGGTTGCCGGATCGGGCCTGCTCGTTGCGACCGCGATGGCCGCGGGCTGTACCACCACCGGCACCGGCGCGTCCAAAGACCCGGTCGCCAAGAAGCAAGAGATCGATGCGGGAGTCGATGGCGCGCTGAACCGGCTGTACTCCTCGGCCAACGGCTCCCGCGAGCTGGCCCAGCGCGCGCAGGGCATCCTGGTGTTCCCGCGCGTACTGGCAGGCGGCTTTATCGTAGGCGCCGAATACGGCGAAGGCGCGTTGCGATCGAAGGGCGCGACGGTCGGCTACTACAGCACGACGCAGGCCTCGGTCGGGCTGACCGCCGGCGGGCAGTCCAAGGCCGTCATCATCATGTTCATGACGCCGGAGGCCTACAACAAGTTCGTGGCCAGCAAGGGCTGGACCGCCGGCGCGGACGCCAACGTGGCGGTGGCCAAGATCGGCGCTGACGGCAGGCTCGACACGCTCACCAGCCAGCAGCCGGTGATCGCCTTCGTGCAGACCAATGCCGGCCTGATGTTCGACGTCTCGGTGAACGGGTCCAAGATCAGCAAGCTGGATATCTGA